The genomic DNA AAGTGTCCAAACTTAGGGGGCTAAGCCGTAATCACCACTAGCAGCTGGATCTACAGGGTGTAAGTGGAGAATTTCCACTAAAGATCAATCCTGTAACCCCAGCTTATTTGGTAAAATATTAAAGTAAGCCCCTGAACTGAACCTAGGGACTTCATTACATATTACAAAAGGAGGTATGCAATGCAATTTGAAGAGCAATATTCTAACTTTTTAAATGCTCATCAAGCAGCCAGGAACGGCGAAAGGCTCCGTCGATTAACAGAAGGCCATGCCAATGCGGAGATGATGTTTTTAAAAAACGTTTGGTGGCCCCTCTTTCGCAATTTCCAACACCTGCACCCAGAATACGAAATCTCTGACTTCAAGGATGGGACAAGATATCTGGATTTTGCCTATATTCGTCATGGTATCAAGATCTGCATCGAGGTAGATGGCTTTGGTCCTCATTTGAAGAACATTACTCGATGGCAATTTACCGACCAACTTGAGCGACAGAATCAGCTTGTCATCGACGGGTGGTTTGTACTTCGATTTTCATATGACCAAATCACAGATAAGCCCCGCCAGAGCCAACAAACCATCCAACAGCTCATT from Ammoniphilus sp. CFH 90114 includes the following:
- a CDS encoding DNA-binding response regulator, with translation MQFEEQYSNFLNAHQAARNGERLRRLTEGHANAEMMFLKNVWWPLFRNFQHLHPEYEISDFKDGTRYLDFAYIRHGIKICIEVDGFGPHLKNITRWQFTDQLERQNQLVIDGWFVLRFSYDQITDKPRQSQQTIQQLIGKLFGDELSHLPLNYLEKEVIRFALKKDDVMTHTELCTLLDLSYKPVKKILLKLIQKGVLHPVSGKQRVHYYRLDEAVKSPYFQS